The following coding sequences lie in one Xiphias gladius isolate SHS-SW01 ecotype Sanya breed wild chromosome 24, ASM1685928v1, whole genome shotgun sequence genomic window:
- the LOC120786457 gene encoding transmembrane protein 74: MADLELFYFDQPDPRDASPVLTKQSVTEICGGGGGGKSPHPGGGEGSAPWTASQRAPRPEEETETCFTCKRQDDEDGDDVRLIGTSPQSCRLSQSSSSELYEEEEAMQEEEDAVPELYLLSDDDLSSDGSGKSVDYGFIIAVACLVTGISLVAISYTVPRDVRVDPDSISAREMERLERERAGVGAHLDRCVIAGLCLLTLGGVLLSTLLMISMWKGEMMRRKAFAYSKHAAKLYGSISLRAGSSPTRGSCSHLSAADEDLEVLS, encoded by the coding sequence ATGGCCGATCTCGAACTGTTTTACTTTGACCAACCCGATCCGAGAGACGCCTCCCCGGTTTTAACTAAGCAAAGTGTCACGGAGAtctgcggcggcggcggcggcggaaAGTCGCCTCATCCCGGCGGAGGAGAGGGTTCAGCACCGTGGACAGCGAGCCAGAGGGCGCCGCGGCCGGAGGAGGAAACGGAGACATGTTTCACCTGCAAACGCCAAGATGATGAAGACGGTGATGATGTCCGGCTGATAGGGACAAGTCCCCAAAGCTGCAGACTGAGTCAAAGCTCCTCGAGTGAACTgtacgaggaggaggaggcgatgcaggaagaggaggacgcCGTCCCGGAACTTTACTTGCTGTCCGACGACGACCTCTCCTCCGACGGCTCGGGCAAGTCGGTGGACTACGGCTTCATCATCGCCGTGGCGTGCCTGGTGACGGGCATCTCTTTGGTCGCCATATCCTACACGGTCCCCAGGGACGTGCGAGTGGACCCGGACAGCATCTCCGCCCGGGAGATGGAGCgtctggagagggagagagccgGGGTCGGGGCCCACCTGGACCGGTGTGTCATAGCGGGACTGTGCCTGCTCACCCTCGGGGGCGTGCTGCTGTCCACCCTGCTCATGATCTCCATGTGGAAGGGggagatgatgaggaggaaggcGTTTGCCTATTCCAAACACGCGGCCAAGTTGTACGGCTCGATCAGTCTGAGGGCAGGCTCCAGCCCGACTCGGGGATCCTGCTCGCATTTGTCAGCGGCTGATGAGGATTTAGAAGTGCTCAGCTGA